One window from the genome of Kaistella carnis encodes:
- the gap gene encoding type I glyceraldehyde-3-phosphate dehydrogenase has translation MSTIKVGINGFGRIGRLVFRAMAERENIEVVGINDLINAEYMAYMLKYDSVHGEFKGEISVEGNDLIVNGKKIRVTAEKDPNNLKWNEVGAEYIVESTGLFLSKDLAQAHINAGAKKVILSAPSKDDTPMFVMGVNHKDLTDDIKIFSNASCTTNCLAPIAKVMHDNFGIVEGLMTTVHATTATQKTVDGPSMKDWRGGRSALNNIIPSSTGAAKAVGKVIPALNGKLTGMSFRVPTADVSVVDLTVRLEKPTSYEEICAAMKAASEGELKGILGYTEDAVVSQDFVGEKRTSVFDKDAGIMLSPQFVKIVSWYDNEMGYSNKLADLLVHSASL, from the coding sequence ATGTCAACAATCAAAGTAGGAATCAACGGATTCGGTAGAATTGGTCGTCTTGTTTTCAGAGCAATGGCCGAAAGAGAAAACATCGAAGTTGTAGGAATCAACGACCTTATCAATGCCGAATATATGGCGTATATGTTAAAGTATGATTCAGTACACGGTGAATTCAAAGGAGAAATTTCTGTAGAAGGAAATGATCTGATAGTAAACGGAAAAAAAATTAGAGTTACTGCAGAAAAAGATCCAAACAACCTAAAATGGAATGAAGTAGGTGCAGAATACATCGTAGAATCTACAGGGTTATTCCTATCAAAAGATTTGGCTCAGGCACACATCAACGCTGGTGCAAAAAAAGTAATCCTTTCTGCTCCATCGAAAGACGATACTCCAATGTTTGTAATGGGGGTAAACCACAAAGATTTGACAGACGATATCAAAATTTTCTCTAACGCTTCTTGTACAACCAACTGTTTGGCACCAATTGCGAAAGTAATGCACGACAACTTCGGTATTGTTGAAGGTTTAATGACGACTGTTCACGCAACAACTGCAACTCAAAAAACTGTTGACGGACCATCAATGAAAGACTGGAGAGGTGGGCGTTCTGCTTTGAACAACATCATCCCTTCTTCTACAGGTGCTGCAAAAGCCGTAGGAAAAGTAATTCCTGCCTTGAACGGAAAATTAACCGGAATGTCTTTCAGAGTACCAACAGCAGACGTTTCTGTAGTTGACTTAACGGTAAGATTAGAAAAACCAACTTCTTACGAAGAAATCTGTGCAGCAATGAAAGCAGCTTCAGAAGGTGAACTAAAAGGAATTTTAGGTTATACTGAAGATGCCGTAGTTTCTCAGGATTTCGTGGGTGAAAAAAGAACTTCAGTATTCGATAAAGACGCTGGAATCATGTTATCTCCACAATTCGTGAAAATCGTTTCCTGGTATGACAACGAAATGGGATACTCTAACAAATTAGCTGATTTGTTGGTACATTCTGCTTCTCTATAG
- a CDS encoding oxygenase MpaB family protein: protein MTPKFQNDTHYKNFWKKGNGKDLLDWADIHPKFQTFKKYAPLYYEVDHLGDEVVKETYLKLKYKEASAIIKKYSEHPITENEDAPESIKRLFLQMQEIPEWLDEKSVNIGARFCMRAGTNALIILRDFTLMGGYDFAYLSKPLIFTEALKKGAVKRLKDTLEFWVNVTRENALAPNSEAYQLIVRTRLMHSYARLKIKEKTEKWDYQNWGEPINSWDMIATYTGFSLVFMQGLKKLGVQISEEEEKGLFHLWKYIGYLLGIPAAFLPDNRQQAVEQFYWWTSIQDKGDHDSAQLALALLNENLENTIYKYPFQRKMLMNLHQSMNWFLLDKEINERLNIPKPSKIFLMFPKMVIKGNKITQKIYLKNPAKYQKLVEIGSEQQRKVLADYIKHTPKDFHY from the coding sequence ATGACCCCAAAATTCCAAAATGACACGCACTACAAAAATTTCTGGAAAAAAGGAAATGGTAAAGACCTGCTTGACTGGGCCGACATTCACCCGAAATTTCAAACCTTTAAAAAATACGCTCCACTTTATTATGAGGTGGATCATTTGGGAGACGAGGTCGTAAAAGAAACCTATCTGAAACTTAAATACAAAGAAGCAAGTGCTATTATCAAGAAATATTCTGAACACCCTATTACAGAAAATGAAGATGCACCGGAAAGCATAAAAAGACTTTTTCTTCAAATGCAGGAAATCCCCGAATGGCTCGACGAAAAATCGGTAAATATCGGCGCAAGATTCTGCATGCGGGCGGGAACAAATGCTTTAATTATTCTGCGAGATTTCACTTTGATGGGCGGTTATGATTTCGCGTATTTGAGCAAACCTCTGATCTTCACCGAAGCTTTAAAGAAAGGCGCTGTAAAACGTTTAAAAGACACCTTGGAATTCTGGGTCAACGTCACCAGAGAAAACGCTTTAGCACCAAATTCAGAAGCCTATCAACTGATCGTGAGAACACGGCTCATGCATTCTTACGCGCGCCTCAAGATAAAAGAAAAAACGGAAAAATGGGACTATCAGAATTGGGGCGAACCGATTAATTCCTGGGATATGATCGCAACTTACACGGGCTTTTCACTGGTTTTTATGCAGGGTTTAAAAAAATTAGGCGTTCAAATTTCTGAAGAGGAAGAAAAAGGCTTGTTCCACCTTTGGAAATACATTGGTTATCTGCTCGGAATTCCCGCCGCATTCTTACCCGACAACCGGCAGCAAGCCGTAGAACAGTTTTACTGGTGGACGAGTATTCAGGATAAAGGGGATCACGATTCTGCGCAGCTCGCACTCGCACTGCTGAACGAAAATTTGGAAAACACGATTTATAAATATCCGTTTCAAAGAAAAATGCTGATGAATCTTCACCAAAGTATGAACTGGTTTTTACTGGACAAAGAAATAAACGAGCGACTTAATATTCCAAAACCCTCAAAAATATTTTTGATGTTTCCAAAAATGGTCATCAAAGGAAATAAAATAACACAGAAAATTTATCTTAAAAATCCAGCAAAATATCAAAAGTTGGTAGAAATAGGAAGTGAGCAACAGAGGAAAGTTCTTGCAGACTACATTAAACACACGCCAAAAGATTTTCATTATTAA
- a CDS encoding alpha-amylase family glycosyl hydrolase, with the protein MKYFYTLLLAILLPYFASAQQNITYSVNPPSFNETESVTATFTVNEGAFGVTSSHQLYLWAWSYDSNNVQADCPTNGTWTASNAANKLTYVSSSGSNGTYTFTMNTVKSFFGNRANPLSKIGFLVKTINGSVQSQDILVNVGKFQFNLTNPLAGSTNVVTSGTVLNITGTSSVPANYVVKANGTAVYTSPSASTALNFPYTVTQDANMEVTATNPGDGTIVTKTFTVAVSVPVQTAAIPSYMRQGISYDPADATKVGLALYAPGKAFVHVIGSFNDWMVNSNYLMKRDTVNPNLYWLELTGLTPQQVYTFQYRTADGIKVADPYSPLVLSPYDDPYINQNATIYPNLPAYPAGQDFEVSVIQTAKPTYNWTVSNFNKPAKENLIVYELLVRDFTTEKTWQSLIDKVNYLKSLKINAVELMPVMEFDGYSSWGYNTGFHYALDKAYGTPEKFKEFIDLCHQNGIAVILDVALNHATGRSPIERMWMIDPDGDGYGEPAANNPYFNQVAKHSYSVFNDFNHSSSATKYYVERVLEQWIKEYKIDGFRWDLTKGFTQNCTANDQTCTNAYQQDRVDILKGYADKQWSYDPTSYIIFEHLGTDNEEQQWANYRISEGKGVMMWDKETNPYNQNTMGYASDSNFNRVKFQEHGFADLRAISYGESHDEERLMYKNLTYGASAGSYNVKDLATSLERQKAYGAVFLTVPGPKMIWQFAELGFDKSIYTCENGTVNTEGDATPGDCKLDPKPSAFGLAYDTNAARKSVYDTWAKILELRLANEVFNTKTFTVESGNLMPRILISNPTTSSALKDVVVLANFTLIAQNIVPNFPYTGNWVNLMDNSSISVTNQTAPITIEPGGFRIFGNASALGTNEVANNKNAVSLILTQNPVTNGIANIRYTNAKNGTIAVYDLAGTLVKTVKAIKDNGDDMISVSGLKSGMYLLQLKSEKGVAVTKMIVK; encoded by the coding sequence ATGAAATACTTTTACACGCTGCTCTTGGCTATACTTTTACCGTATTTTGCAAGTGCACAGCAGAATATTACTTATTCTGTGAATCCTCCATCTTTTAATGAAACAGAGTCCGTCACAGCAACGTTTACGGTGAATGAAGGTGCTTTTGGAGTGACTTCTTCCCATCAGCTATATCTGTGGGCCTGGTCTTATGATTCTAATAATGTGCAGGCAGATTGCCCTACAAACGGCACTTGGACGGCTTCAAATGCTGCGAATAAATTAACGTATGTATCAAGTTCCGGTTCAAACGGAACTTATACCTTCACCATGAACACTGTGAAATCCTTTTTTGGAAACCGGGCAAATCCTCTTTCTAAAATTGGATTTTTAGTTAAAACGATAAATGGCAGTGTTCAATCCCAGGATATTTTGGTTAATGTGGGGAAATTTCAGTTCAATCTGACGAACCCCTTGGCGGGAAGCACGAATGTGGTGACGTCGGGAACGGTTTTAAATATTACCGGAACCTCTTCTGTACCTGCCAATTATGTTGTTAAAGCAAATGGAACTGCGGTATATACAAGTCCGTCTGCTTCTACGGCTTTGAATTTCCCATATACCGTAACACAGGACGCTAATATGGAAGTTACTGCTACGAACCCCGGAGACGGAACAATAGTTACAAAGACTTTTACTGTTGCGGTATCTGTGCCGGTTCAAACGGCTGCAATTCCATCTTACATGAGACAAGGGATTTCGTATGATCCTGCAGATGCGACGAAAGTTGGATTGGCACTTTATGCGCCCGGAAAAGCATTTGTTCACGTGATTGGAAGTTTTAATGACTGGATGGTAAATTCTAATTACCTGATGAAAAGAGATACCGTAAATCCAAATCTATATTGGCTGGAACTTACAGGACTTACGCCACAACAGGTTTACACTTTCCAGTACAGAACGGCCGACGGAATCAAAGTTGCGGATCCTTATTCCCCGTTGGTACTCTCGCCTTACGACGATCCTTATATCAATCAAAATGCAACAATTTATCCGAATCTTCCGGCTTATCCCGCAGGACAGGATTTTGAAGTTTCAGTAATACAAACCGCAAAACCAACTTATAACTGGACGGTTTCAAACTTTAACAAACCTGCAAAAGAAAATTTGATCGTTTATGAATTGTTGGTGCGAGATTTTACGACTGAAAAAACATGGCAGTCATTGATTGATAAAGTTAACTATTTAAAATCCCTAAAAATCAACGCTGTAGAATTAATGCCCGTAATGGAATTTGATGGATACAGTTCTTGGGGTTACAATACCGGTTTTCATTACGCCTTAGATAAAGCCTACGGAACTCCGGAAAAGTTTAAAGAATTTATTGATCTGTGTCACCAAAACGGAATCGCCGTGATTTTAGATGTTGCGCTGAATCATGCAACCGGAAGAAGCCCTATTGAAAGAATGTGGATGATAGATCCTGATGGTGATGGTTATGGTGAGCCTGCGGCGAATAATCCTTACTTCAATCAGGTTGCGAAGCATTCTTACAGCGTGTTTAATGATTTCAACCATTCATCTTCTGCAACAAAATATTATGTGGAAAGAGTTTTGGAGCAATGGATTAAAGAATATAAAATTGATGGATTCCGTTGGGATTTGACGAAAGGCTTTACCCAAAACTGTACAGCAAATGATCAAACCTGTACGAACGCATATCAACAGGACCGCGTAGATATTCTGAAAGGTTATGCAGATAAACAGTGGAGTTATGATCCTACTTCTTATATCATCTTCGAACACTTAGGAACCGATAATGAAGAACAGCAGTGGGCGAATTACAGAATCAGTGAAGGAAAAGGCGTGATGATGTGGGATAAAGAAACCAATCCGTACAATCAAAATACAATGGGTTACGCTTCCGACAGCAATTTTAACCGGGTGAAATTTCAGGAGCATGGTTTTGCAGACTTAAGAGCAATAAGTTATGGGGAAAGTCATGATGAAGAAAGATTGATGTACAAGAATTTAACCTACGGCGCATCTGCAGGAAGTTATAATGTAAAGGATTTAGCGACTTCTCTGGAAAGACAGAAAGCATATGGTGCCGTCTTCTTAACGGTTCCCGGTCCGAAAATGATCTGGCAGTTTGCGGAATTAGGTTTTGATAAAAGTATTTATACCTGTGAAAATGGAACGGTAAACACGGAAGGCGACGCAACGCCGGGAGATTGTAAATTGGATCCTAAACCTTCCGCGTTTGGATTGGCTTACGATACCAATGCAGCCAGAAAGTCGGTGTACGATACGTGGGCTAAAATCCTGGAATTAAGATTGGCAAACGAGGTTTTCAACACCAAAACTTTTACAGTAGAATCCGGAAATCTAATGCCGAGAATTTTGATAAGCAACCCAACTACTTCGAGTGCTTTGAAGGATGTGGTTGTTTTGGCCAACTTCACTTTAATCGCTCAAAACATCGTTCCTAATTTTCCTTACACAGGGAATTGGGTTAATTTGATGGATAACAGTTCCATTTCAGTAACGAATCAAACGGCACCGATTACCATTGAACCGGGAGGTTTTAGAATTTTTGGTAATGCTTCTGCTTTGGGAACTAATGAAGTGGCAAATAATAAAAATGCCGTCTCTTTAATACTGACTCAAAATCCTGTCACCAATGGAATTGCAAATATTCGTTATACCAACGCCAAGAATGGAACAATTGCTGTTTATGATCTGGCGGGAACATTAGTGAAAACAGTGAAAGCGATTAAAGACAATGGTGATGATATGATTTCTGTTAGTGGATTAAAAAGTGGAATGTATTTGCTACAATTGAAATCTGAAAAAGGAGTAGCAGTTACAAAAATGATTGTGAAATAA
- a CDS encoding DUF4230 domain-containing protein produces the protein MTQSESINSMMTIIMLLLGLVLGGLIAFLASKKMTAEPPVVTESSHTIAESMRKVFKVVSAEGHFNEIYNYEETTKLFNFIPSKKKALVIVQAKILVGYDFEKFQWEVDEQNRKVKLLNFPAPEILSTETDYKYYNIEEQFFNLFSKEDLAKIQQNGKRQVIEAAKKSHLPEVAAEQMRTLLTELLAGKNFFLENAGAISESKKFIDYQPSDKLIS, from the coding sequence ATGACACAGAGTGAATCCATTAATTCGATGATGACCATTATAATGTTGTTGCTTGGATTGGTTTTGGGAGGATTAATTGCTTTTTTAGCATCGAAAAAAATGACGGCCGAACCGCCGGTAGTTACCGAAAGTTCCCACACGATTGCGGAAAGTATGCGCAAAGTTTTTAAGGTCGTTTCCGCAGAAGGTCATTTCAATGAAATCTATAATTACGAGGAAACAACCAAGCTTTTTAATTTTATTCCTTCGAAGAAGAAGGCCTTAGTCATTGTGCAGGCAAAAATTTTGGTAGGCTATGATTTTGAAAAATTTCAGTGGGAAGTTGATGAACAAAACAGAAAAGTAAAATTGTTGAATTTTCCGGCCCCGGAAATCCTGTCCACCGAAACCGATTATAAATACTATAATATTGAAGAGCAGTTTTTCAATCTTTTCAGTAAAGAGGATTTGGCGAAAATTCAGCAAAATGGAAAAAGACAGGTGATTGAAGCTGCGAAGAAATCCCATCTTCCGGAAGTTGCAGCAGAACAAATGAGAACTTTGTTAACCGAACTTCTTGCCGGTAAAAACTTCTTCTTAGAAAACGCCGGAGCTATTTCCGAGAGCAAGAAATTCATCGATTACCAGCCTTCTGATAAATTAATTTCTTAA
- a CDS encoding LuxE/PaaK family acyltransferase, producing MTKSVFNIQTEEEFQQKCLETFQYQYHNIEVYRKFVDFLNINPDEINEVEKIPFLPIEMFKNHKLLDKNKKANLFFQSSGTTQMNLSKHWIADEKLYQESIEKSFEQFIGKPEDYIFLGLLPSYLEKQNSSLIYMVDFLMKKSGKPENGYFLYNHQDLFELLNKLSTENKKVILFGVSFALLDFLDFAETNHQIIKSSDQLIIIETGGMKGRKQEMTKDELLAIFHKGFGTEKIYSEYSMTELLSQAYSLGQNIYESPNWMRILIRNTEDPFSYVEPGRNGAINIIDLANRHSCSFIATQDLGRILLNSEILRFAQNDKHLAEISKNQFQVLGRIDHSDIRGCSLLVS from the coding sequence ATGACAAAGAGTGTTTTTAACATCCAAACCGAAGAAGAATTCCAGCAGAAATGTCTGGAAACTTTTCAATATCAATATCATAACATCGAGGTTTACAGAAAGTTTGTCGATTTTCTAAACATTAATCCGGACGAAATTAACGAAGTTGAAAAGATTCCTTTTCTGCCGATCGAAATGTTTAAAAATCACAAGCTATTAGATAAAAATAAAAAGGCAAATCTATTTTTTCAAAGTTCAGGAACGACTCAAATGAATCTTTCCAAACATTGGATCGCTGATGAAAAGTTGTATCAGGAAAGTATTGAGAAAAGTTTTGAACAGTTTATCGGAAAGCCGGAAGATTATATTTTCTTGGGACTGTTGCCAAGTTATCTGGAAAAACAAAATTCCTCTTTAATTTATATGGTCGATTTTCTGATGAAGAAATCGGGGAAACCGGAGAATGGATATTTCCTTTATAATCATCAGGATTTATTTGAATTGTTAAATAAACTTTCAACAGAGAATAAAAAAGTCATTCTTTTCGGAGTTTCTTTTGCGCTATTAGATTTTTTAGATTTCGCAGAGACGAATCATCAAATCATCAAGTCGTCAGATCAGCTCATCATCATCGAAACGGGAGGAATGAAAGGTCGGAAACAGGAAATGACCAAAGACGAACTGCTGGCAATTTTTCACAAAGGTTTTGGGACAGAAAAGATTTACTCAGAATATTCAATGACTGAATTGCTTTCTCAGGCATATTCATTAGGTCAAAATATTTACGAAAGTCCAAACTGGATGCGCATTCTCATCAGAAATACGGAAGATCCTTTTTCTTATGTTGAACCCGGAAGAAATGGTGCTATAAATATTATCGATTTGGCGAACCGTCATTCCTGTAGTTTTATCGCCACGCAGGATTTGGGCAGAATTCTGTTAAATTCTGAGATTCTTCGCTTTGCTCAGAATGACAAACATTTGGCAGAAATTAGCAAAAATCAATTTCAGGTATTAGGAAGAATCGATCATTCTGATATCCGTGGTTGCAGTTTATTGGTTTCTTAA
- the tnpA gene encoding IS200/IS605 family transposase, with amino-acid sequence MSSGTFSQIYIQLVFVVKGRENLLKKTFREEVFKYMSGIVKANGQKSIIINGVEDHVHLFIGLKPSMRLSDLVRDIKNNTTNFINEKRFVVGKFAWQEGYGAFSYSQSQIDNVYKYILNQETHHEKKSFKEEYLELLKRFEIDYQEEYLFEFYGDE; translated from the coding sequence ATGAGTTCCGGAACATTTTCACAAATTTATATTCAGCTTGTCTTTGTCGTCAAAGGCAGAGAGAATCTTTTGAAGAAAACTTTTAGGGAAGAAGTTTTTAAATATATGAGCGGAATTGTAAAAGCTAACGGACAAAAAAGTATAATTATTAATGGTGTTGAAGATCACGTTCATCTTTTTATTGGGTTGAAGCCCAGTATGCGCCTTTCTGATCTTGTGAGAGATATTAAAAATAATACTACTAATTTTATTAATGAAAAAAGATTTGTTGTGGGGAAATTTGCGTGGCAGGAAGGTTACGGTGCATTTTCTTATTCCCAATCCCAGATAGACAATGTTTATAAGTATATTTTAAATCAGGAAACTCATCACGAAAAAAAGAGTTTTAAAGAAGAATATTTGGAACTTCTTAAGAGATTTGAAATTGATTATCAGGAGGAATATTTATTTGAGTTTTATGGTGATGAGTAG
- the uraH gene encoding hydroxyisourate hydrolase has protein sequence MKNSFIALFFVLISAFAFGQKKEVTYQLSSHILDVSKGMPAPGVTIKLEKFNDAKKTWTFVEEKVTDKNGRVPDFLPNDKSNLGIYKLTYYTSEYFKKMNTESFYPWVEVVFQITNADHYHVPITLSAYGYSTYRGN, from the coding sequence ATGAAAAATTCTTTTATCGCACTTTTCTTTGTGCTTATCTCTGCTTTTGCTTTCGGACAGAAAAAAGAAGTGACTTACCAATTATCAAGTCACATTTTAGATGTATCGAAAGGAATGCCTGCGCCGGGAGTTACCATTAAACTGGAAAAATTTAATGACGCTAAAAAAACATGGACTTTCGTAGAAGAAAAAGTAACCGATAAAAACGGTCGTGTGCCTGATTTTTTACCAAACGACAAATCGAACTTAGGGATTTACAAATTGACGTATTACACCAGTGAATATTTCAAAAAAATGAATACTGAAAGTTTTTATCCTTGGGTGGAAGTGGTTTTCCAAATTACAAATGCGGATCATTATCACGTACCAATCACGCTTTCTGCTTACGGTTATTCAACTTACAGGGGAAACTAA
- a CDS encoding UDP-2,3-diacylglucosamine diphosphatase — MKINLEQNKKVYFASDQHFGAPTPKESKVREEKFIRWLDEIKTDAQVLFLMGDLFDFWHEWNHVIPKGYVRVLGKLAELKDSGVELYMFVGNHDLWMKNYFEEEIGCKVYFDKQYFEINGKNFLLAHGDGLGPGDKGYKRMKKLFTNPLAQWAFKWLHPDIAMKIAIYFSTKNKMISGEEDKEFLGEDKEFLILYSKEKLKTEKIDFFVYGHRHLPMVLDLENGKAKYVNLGDWISYFTYGEFAYDFELKKFEK; from the coding sequence ATGAAAATCAATTTAGAACAAAATAAAAAAGTCTATTTCGCTTCCGATCAACATTTCGGCGCTCCGACGCCGAAAGAAAGTAAAGTTCGCGAAGAGAAATTCATTCGTTGGCTGGATGAGATAAAAACCGATGCGCAGGTTTTGTTTTTGATGGGCGATTTGTTTGATTTCTGGCACGAGTGGAATCATGTTATTCCGAAAGGATATGTTCGGGTTTTAGGCAAATTGGCAGAGTTAAAAGATTCCGGAGTTGAACTGTATATGTTTGTCGGAAATCACGACTTGTGGATGAAAAATTATTTCGAGGAAGAGATTGGCTGCAAAGTTTATTTTGACAAGCAATATTTTGAAATCAACGGCAAGAACTTTCTACTTGCTCACGGTGATGGTTTAGGTCCGGGCGATAAAGGATATAAGAGAATGAAGAAACTTTTTACTAATCCTTTGGCACAATGGGCTTTCAAATGGTTACATCCTGATATTGCCATGAAAATCGCCATCTATTTTTCCACTAAAAACAAAATGATTTCTGGAGAAGAAGACAAAGAATTTTTAGGGGAAGACAAAGAGTTTTTAATTCTTTATTCTAAGGAAAAATTAAAAACAGAAAAGATAGATTTTTTCGTGTACGGTCATCGACATTTACCAATGGTGTTGGATTTAGAAAATGGGAAAGCCAAGTACGTTAACCTTGGTGACTGGATTTCTTACTTTACTTACGGTGAATTTGCTTATGATTTTGAGCTGAAGAAATTCGAAAAGTAA
- a CDS encoding 6-pyruvoyl trahydropterin synthase family protein → MIRITKIFTFETAHVLYNYDGKCKNMHGHSYKLFVTVKGTPINDLDHPKNGMVVDFGDIKKIVKSEILNVWDHAVMLNENSPHKQLGEDLDQQGHKVIYCDYQPTCENMLYDIAAKIKKQLPETVSLAYLKLHETENSYGEWFAEDNS, encoded by the coding sequence ATGATACGAATCACCAAAATTTTCACTTTCGAAACTGCTCACGTTCTTTACAACTACGATGGCAAATGCAAGAATATGCACGGACATTCCTATAAACTTTTTGTTACCGTAAAAGGAACTCCGATCAATGATTTAGACCATCCAAAAAATGGAATGGTTGTAGATTTTGGCGATATCAAAAAAATTGTAAAATCTGAAATTCTTAATGTTTGGGATCATGCCGTAATGTTGAATGAAAATTCTCCGCACAAACAATTGGGTGAAGATTTAGACCAGCAAGGTCATAAAGTAATTTACTGCGATTATCAGCCGACGTGTGAGAATATGCTTTACGACATCGCAGCTAAAATAAAAAAGCAACTTCCTGAAACGGTTTCTTTGGCTTATCTTAAACTCCACGAAACCGAAAATTCTTATGGAGAATGGTTTGCAGAAGATAATTCTTAA
- the aceA gene encoding isocitrate lyase — MNKQEQIQQLEKEWLESPRWNGIKRPYAAEKVLKLRGSYKLDYTIAKLMSEKLWDKLNNQDFVAGLGALTGNQAVQEVDAGLEAIYLSGWQVAADANLSGEMYPDQSLYPANSVPSVVKRINNALLRADQIQSVNEVKSEDCKDYLVPIVADAEAGFGGNLNAFELMKQMIEAGAAGVHFEDQLSSAKKCGHLGGKVLVPTQEAINKLVAARLAADVCGVPTVLVARTDADAADLLTSDIDDRDKRFVTGKRTSEGFYEVKNGVEQGIDRGLAYAPYADLIWMETSNPDLDYARKFAEGIHAKFPGKMLAYNCSPSFNWAAKLSVPEMETFREELAAMGYKFQFITLAGFHALNTSMFELALAYKERGMAGYSELQEREFALQSKGFRAVKHQSFVGTSYFDEVQTVVTDGTSSTNALAGSTEAEQFH; from the coding sequence ATGAACAAGCAAGAACAAATCCAGCAGCTGGAAAAAGAATGGTTAGAAAGTCCAAGATGGAACGGTATCAAAAGACCGTACGCCGCAGAAAAAGTATTGAAACTTCGGGGATCTTACAAACTTGATTACACGATTGCCAAATTAATGTCGGAGAAATTATGGGATAAATTAAACAACCAGGATTTCGTAGCAGGATTAGGAGCTTTAACCGGAAATCAAGCCGTACAGGAAGTTGACGCCGGTTTAGAAGCAATTTATCTTTCAGGATGGCAAGTTGCTGCAGATGCAAATTTGAGTGGTGAAATGTATCCGGATCAAAGTTTGTATCCTGCGAATTCAGTTCCGTCGGTGGTGAAAAGAATCAATAATGCGCTGTTGCGTGCTGATCAAATTCAGTCCGTAAATGAAGTTAAAAGTGAAGATTGCAAAGATTATTTAGTTCCGATCGTAGCAGATGCTGAAGCAGGTTTCGGTGGAAACTTAAATGCTTTTGAACTGATGAAGCAAATGATCGAAGCTGGTGCAGCCGGAGTTCACTTTGAAGACCAATTATCTTCCGCAAAAAAATGTGGACATTTAGGTGGAAAGGTTTTGGTTCCGACTCAGGAAGCAATCAATAAATTAGTTGCCGCTCGTTTGGCAGCCGATGTTTGCGGAGTTCCAACGGTCTTGGTAGCGAGAACTGATGCTGATGCTGCAGATTTATTAACCTCAGATATTGATGATAGAGACAAAAGATTCGTGACCGGAAAAAGAACGAGTGAAGGTTTCTATGAAGTGAAAAATGGAGTAGAACAGGGAATCGATAGAGGTTTGGCTTATGCACCTTACGCAGATCTGATCTGGATGGAAACTTCAAATCCAGATTTGGATTATGCGAGAAAATTCGCAGAAGGAATCCACGCAAAATTCCCGGGAAAAATGTTGGCATATAACTGTTCACCATCTTTCAACTGGGCTGCGAAATTATCAGTTCCGGAAATGGAAACGTTCCGCGAAGAATTAGCCGCAATGGGTTACAAATTCCAGTTCATCACTTTAGCCGGATTCCACGCTTTGAATACTTCCATGTTTGAGTTGGCTTTGGCTTACAAAGAAAGAGGAATGGCGGGTTACAGCGAATTGCAGGAAAGAGAATTCGCCTTACAATCCAAAGGTTTCCGCGCGGTTAAACACCAAAGTTTTGTTGGAACTTCCTATTTTGATGAAGTTCAAACCGTAGTTACCGACGGAACTTCATCTACGAATGCCTTAGCCGGTTCTACCGAAGCAGAGCAGTTTCATTGA